CTGGAGATCTTCACGGGTGCCGTTCACCACAAGGCCGCCTGGACGGCGCTGCAGATGTGCGGCCTGCTCGTGGCCCTCGGCGTCGTGAACCTGTCGTGGCTGCGGTCGCGCTACCGGGTTCCGCAATTGATGTGGCGCCAGGTGCCGGGCGAGCTGGTGGTCGACCTGCTCGTGCGTCAAGAGGCGGTGGCGCTGGCTCGGGCATCGGCGGGTGCCGAGGGGAGTGTGCCGGAGGTGCTGCGCCAGCGCGCGGCCCGCAATGTCGCGGTATCGATACGTGAAGCCGTGGCCAGCGGGGGCTGGCGATCGGGCGAGCGCCCCATCGGACCGGTGGAGCGTCTCATCCACGCGCTTCTCTCAGCAGAGCAGCGCGCCCTCGCTTCGTTCGTCTCCCCGCTTCGCAGGGACGTCACCCAGGGATTCCTCTGGGCCGCGGTGGGGCTCCTCGCGGCGGCGCTGGCCGGCGCGCTGGGGCTGCCTGCCAGCGTACAGGGCATCGCTTTCGTCGCCATCATGGTCGCCGCCCTCTCGGTGGGGCGCATCCGAACCCTTCCTGCCTGCGTGCTGCAAGGCGCCCTTCCGGTCGATCCCATCACGCTTCTCTGGATCTCCCTCAAGATCTCCACCATCCGCGTCGGCCTGTGGCTCCCGTTCCTGCTCGTACAGGCCCGGATCGCGGCGACCTGCTGCGCCATGCCGACGGCGCCGTTCCTGGCGGTGCGCTTCGCCCTCCTCGTGCTCGCCTTGCAGCCGCTTGCAGTGGTGACCCACGTGGGCGGCGAGGATGCCGACGCCGGAAGCGCACGTGGATGGGGGGCGGCGGTATCTCGCCTGCTTCCCCTCATCACCGCGGTGCTGTCGGCGGTGGCGGTGGCGCGCATGGTTGCCGAACCCCCATTTGCCGAGACCGGTCTCGTGGCCGCGGTGGCGCTGCTCTCGCTGGGGGCCTTCGTGGCCCAGGGGCTGCGGCTCCAGTGCGACGATGGTCATCGATGACACCACAGCCTCCGCGCAACGCCTTGCAGCGCAACCGTCCGTTCAACAGAGCTGCCCTGACCTTGGCCTTGTTCGCGCTGGCGGCGTCTGCCGCGGTGTCGCGCATGATGTGGATCCCCATCTCCGGGCCCATGTACAAGGCGCCCAAGAAGCACTATGCGACCATCAGCGTGCCGCTCGTGGCACCGGGAGGCGGCGCCGCAACGGGGAGCGTGCGGCTGTACTGCAACGCCGGCGATGACGCCGACCGCCTCGTGGTGCGCGCCTCGGGTCTGGCCCCCTCGGCGCGCTGCATGCTCTGGTTCGCAGACGGCGCCGAGCGTCATGTGGGAGAGCCTTTCGAGGTTGCAGCCGATGTCGACGGGACCCTGCACTTCACGGTTCACGGGGCGCTCTGCGCGCTCAAGGACGCGCCGCTGCTGCTGATCACGGTCGGTGGGGGCGTCGTTCTCCGCGCCGACCTGCGGGCGCCCTCAGTGCCCTCGTCGACGCCGATGACGCCCACCGCGTCGCCTTCGGCGCACGTGCCGGATCTGAAGCTTCGAACGCCTACTCCGCCTTGACCGCCTCGATGAGGTCGAACCAGGCGCAACCGATCCAGCTTGCGATCACGCTCATGAGTGCGATGTCGAGAGCGGCGTCGTAGAGCGTGATGACGCCGCTCAGCAGGGGCGTCATCTGGTGGGAGAACATCAGGTATACCTTCAGGCCGAGCGTGGGCAGCATGCCCAGCACCAGGCGCGTGCCCGCTGCGGTGAGCAGCACGCCCACCACCGGCAGCCAGCGACCATCAGCCAGCAGCGCGCGTCCTCGACGAACCGCCTCCCATCCCTGGAGGCCTTCCTGAGTGACCGCGGGTCCCGCGAATGTGGAGAGCACGACCATCACGAGACCGGGGATCACGAGACAGATGCCTGCGGCGGTCACCGCCCCCGTCACCAGGCAGGTGACGGCCAGGGGAGCCGCCGACCCCATCACCGCGCGGATCGCGTCGCCTGCAGCGGGGCGTTCGCCGCGGCGCACGCGCGCCACGAGCTCGGTGGCGCCGGCGCTGCTCACGATGAGTGATCCGATGCTGAACACGAAGTAGAGGAGGGTGAGCACCCAGCTCTGGAGGGGTGGGTTTGCGAGCTCGAGCACGAGGGCGGGGAGGTAGGCCAGGGCGGTGACGCCCACAAATGCTCCGGGAGCGCGCTCATACACCGACAGGGCCCGCTCGAGCAGCCTCCAGAGCATCAGGTGCCACGGCAGCGCGCCGTCTCTCTCGTCGTTACCGATCACGGGTCTGTCCTCCTCGTGCGCGCGGCGGCTTTCTCAGCAAAACATCGGTGTTTCAGAAGATGCGGTCTCACACTTCACCTGCGCGCGCACAGCTCGGCGAGTCGCGCTTCGAGCAGGTCGATGCGCGCGCCCGTCTCGCTGTCGGCTTCTGGCTGCGCGTGCGCGCGCCGCAGGCGCACGCCGCGCACGGCCTCGCGCGCCTGCTCGAGCGCGTCGTCAGAGGCGTAGATCATGAAGAGCCCTACCAGCTCTCGCGCATCGTCCGGCAGATCGCTGCTCGGACGTCCGCGCGTGGACGCGGCAAGATCGGCGGCGGCCAGAACACGCGCAGTCGTCTCCTCGTCTGCCGCTTCGGCCGCGCCCGCGGTGAGCGTCTCGAGCAGCAGCCGATTGGCGTCATCGCTGTCGAGCAGCGCCCCCACCAGTGTGAGGGCCGCGTCATTGTCGTACACCCCTGGGCCCCACCGATTCATTGCCGCTCTCCTGTCGCGGGCAGCGTGAACCGGAACAGCGACCCGCCGCCGGGATTCGATTCGACCCAGATCCGCCCCCCGTTGCGCTCGACGATCTTCTTGGCGATGGAGAGCCCGATGCCGGTGCCGGGATAGTCTGAACGCGGGTGAAGCCGTTGGAACACGGTGAAGATGCGCTCACGCTGACGTGGGTCGACACCGATGCCGTTGTCTTCCACGGTGAAGGTCCACGTATCGCCGGTTCGGTGGGCGCGCACCTTCACGCGGGGACGTTCCCCCGCGCGTCGGAACTTGATGGCGTTGCCCACGAGGTTCTGGAAGACGCGAGAGAGGGCGACGAGCT
This portion of the Pseudomonadota bacterium genome encodes:
- a CDS encoding DUF4259 domain-containing protein, with the translated sequence MNRWGPGVYDNDAALTLVGALLDSDDANRLLLETLTAGAAEAADEETTARVLAAADLAASTRGRPSSDLPDDARELVGLFMIYASDDALEQAREAVRGVRLRRAHAQPEADSETGARIDLLEARLAELCARR